One genomic segment of Sminthopsis crassicaudata isolate SCR6 chromosome 2, ASM4859323v1, whole genome shotgun sequence includes these proteins:
- the PREPL gene encoding prolyl endopeptidase-like isoform X1: protein MHQKARFFLQALKFSIPRFGKYTQKQPHVHHHLIDCCPWIKVRKCHSFKCLQSKYKKLISGRNITSRKFCYADLLNTEQENTKSLLINYMDSMEKLKKKIEAFYDKHLLTLDNLEIRFGDFIYYEEDGCILRLKIGDGFNNCEVLLRLEELSLYNAFVERIRISPGEEYMAASIKTSDSEESTCVIVKLGKYPEVEDFIPNVFSFEWVQDGILLYTCQKNLRCCNVFRTSFGNKKYTECIYTEQDPRFFVDLHCTRDRYFLTINSNSKTTSEVWLVDCHQPWNLPVLVQKRISGVMYHVEHRNNELYILTNYGEPSEYKLMKTSVDSCSIKNWQLISTWKRKTKLIDMVMFKDHCIIFLKYCNQLYLNTISLNDHSVQFLKLPAWACACQLDTQPQDSSSDTCSFQLSSPVHPPRHYIYMLGKSGLYEQAEQEKPVMTDCHMARLEAKSKDGTLVPMTVFYKGNSEDLEKKPLLIHVYGAYGIDLNMNFKPEKQMLIEDGWILAYCHVRGGGELGLSWHTGGCLDNKLNGLDDLEACIKFLHNLGFSGPTSTALTAYSAGGILAGTMCNTNPKLIRAVDLQAPFLDLLNTMLDTQLPLTFEELEEWGDPASDNKYRDYIKSYCPYQNIRPQTYPSILITACENDQRVPIGGILKYVKKLRKVIMDQSYNRDHGRKSPNIILDVQTGGSHAAAFGEDSVIEVAKRLAFLYKELGLDDTGPLN, encoded by the exons gATCTTCTGAATACTGAACAAGAGAACACAAAATCCCTTTTAATAAATTACATGGATTCAATGGAAAAActcaagaagaaaatagaagcatTCTATGACAAACACTTACTCACTTTGGACAATTTAGAG aTAAGATTTGGTGATTTTATTTACTATGAAGAAGATGGTTGCATACTTCGTTTAAAAATTGGAGATg GTTTTAATAATTGTGAAGTTTTACTCCGTTTGGAAGAGCTTTCATTATATAATGCTTTTGTTGAACGTATCAGGATTTCTCCAGGGGAGGAGTACATGGCAGCCAGCATAAAAACCTCAGATTCTGAAGAGTCTACGTGTGTAATTGTTAAGCTTGGCAAGTATCCAGAAGTGGAGGACTTCATTCCCAATGTTTTCAGTTTTG AATGGGTACAGGATGGCATTTTACTCTATACTTGCCAAAAGAACCTTCGGTGTTGCAATGTGTTTCGAACtagctttggaaataaaaaatatactgaATGCATCTACACAGAACAAGATCCAAG attttttgtgGACCTACATTGTACAAGAGATAGGTACTTTCTTACCATAAATAGTAACAGTAAGACTACTTCTGAAGTATGGTTGGTAGATTGTCATCAGCCTTGGAATCTACCAGTCCTTGTCCAAAAGAGAATTTCTGGGGTTATGTACCATGTTGAACATAGAAACAATGAATTATATATTCTCACAAATTATGGAGAGCCTTCAGAATACAAG TTAATGAAGACATCAGTCGATTCCTGTAGTATAAAGAATTGGCAACTTATTTCTacatggaagagaaaaacaaaacttattgaCATGGTGATGTTCAAGGACCACTGTATTATATTTCTGAAGTACTGCAATCAACTTTATCTCAATACAATTTCCTTAAATGATCATTCAGTTCAATTCCTTAAG CTCCCTGCATGGGCCTGTGCGTGCCAGTTGGACACCCAGCCACAAGACAGCAGCAGTGATACCTGCTCTTTTCAGCTCTCCTCTCCCGTGCATCCTCCAAggcattacatatatatgttaggaAAAAGCGGTCTCTATGAACAAGCTGAGCAAGAGAAGCCTGTAATGACAGATTGTCACATGGCACGTTTAGAAGCAAAAAGTAAG GATGGAACTTTAGTGCCAATGACagtattttataaaggaaattctGAGGACTTAGAGAAAAAACCTCTTCTTATTCATGTATATGGAGCTTATGGGATAGATTTAAATATGAATTTCAAACCTGAAAAGCAAATGCTAATTGAAGATGGATGGATATTAGCATATTGCCATGTTAG agGTGGAGGTGAATTAGGTCTCAGTTGGCATACTGGTGGCTGTCTGGACAATAAACTCAATGGCCTTGATGACTTAGAGGCTTGTATAAAGTTCCTTCACAACCTGGGATTTTCTGGACCCACATCTACTGCCCTAACTGCTTATAGTGCTGGAGGTATTCTAGCAGGAACAATGTGTAATACCAACCCCAAACTCATCAGGGCAGTGGATTTACAG GCGCCTTTTCTGGACCTCCTCAATACCATGCTGGACACACAACTTCCTCTGACCTTTGAGGAGCTAGAAGAATGGGGAGACCCTGCGTCTGATAACAAATACAGGGACTACATAAAAAGTTACTGCCCTTACCAGAACATCAGGCCCCAG ACTTATCCTTCAATTCTAATCACAGCCTGTGAAAATGATCAACGTGTGCCTATAGGAGGAATATTAAAATACGTTAAGAAACTCAGAAAAGTTATCATGGATCAGAGCTACAACCGAGATCATG GAAGAAAGAGtcctaatattattttagatgttCAGACTGGAGGAAGCCACGCTGCAGCTTTTGGGGAGGACTCTGTAATTGAG gttgccAAACGTCTTGCTTTTCTGTACAAAGAACTTGGGCTTGACGACACTGGTCCCCTCAACTAA